A genomic window from Solanum dulcamara chromosome 11, daSolDulc1.2, whole genome shotgun sequence includes:
- the LOC129874306 gene encoding heat stress transcription factor A-7a-like isoform X2, whose translation MEINNQENGGKGGEGRRGGGAVGRGRPRLTGLRGNSPPPFLVKTYEMVDDPETDPLIHWTSSKTTFLITDPNKFCSEVLPKYFKHSNLSSFIYQLNNYRFRKVCSYKCEYGNPWFRAGKKHWLKNIKSRIQLSKENNPQQGSHSPHVDLVNDNLEEELEKLRNDHISLKVELQKLKDGQENMRSFFPNLLGCGKEKDMRNILKLLLEKSEVRGDSSSNDTRKRPRLVESPDRVSGSVQDGIVQTSNSAGGSVSSNEKQKEEATAQNAKNREFWEKLFEDGSESKNEGAEESGQELNRSRAMAEIEEMVESKIAMEGEALIAKAAASLNDETEAYLQLWT comes from the exons ATGGAGATCAACAATCAAGAAAATGGTGGAAAGGGAGGagaaggaagaagaggaggaggagctGTTGGTCGAGGTCGACCGAGGCTCACCGGATTACGGGGAAACTCTCCACCACCCTTTCTAGTGAAGACATATGAAATGGTGGATGATCCTGAAACTGATCCTTTGATACATTGGACTTCCAGCAAAACTACTTTTCTTATCACTGATCCTAACAAGTTTTGTTCAGAAGTTCTTCCAAAGTACTTCAAACATAGCAATTTATCTAGCTTTATTTACCAGCTCAACAACTAT CGTTTTAGGAAGGTCTGTTCTTACAAATGTGAGTATGGAAATCCATGGTTTCGGGCTGGGAAAAAGCACTGGCTGAAAAATATCAAAAGCAGGATTCAACTATCCAAGGAGAACAACCCACAACAAGGTTCACATAGTCCTCATGTTGATCTGGTGAACGATAATCTGGAAGAGGAGCTGGAGAAGTTGAGGAATGATCACATTAGTCTGAAGGTAGAGCTTCAGAAGTTGAAAGATGGACAAGAAAACATGAGATCTTTCTTTCCTAATTTGCTAGGATGCGGAAAGGAAAAAGATATgaggaatattttgaagttaCTTCTCGAGAAATCTGAAGTCAGAGGAGACTCCAGCAGCAATGACACCAGAAAGAGGCCACGATTGGTGGAGTCCCCAGATCGTGTGTCTGGATCCGTCCAGGACGGGATTGTACAGACATCAAACTCCGCTGGTGGCTCCGTGAGTTCCAATGAAAAACAGAAAGAAGAAGCAACTGCTCAAAATGCTAAGAATCGTGAGTTTTGGGAGAAACTCTTTGAAGATGGTTCAGAGTCGAAAAATGAAGGAGCAGAGGAGTCCGGGCAGGAACTGAATCGTTCGAGGGCTATGGCAGAGATCGAGGAGATGGTGGAAAGCAAGATTGCTATGGAAGGAGAGGCTTTGATTGCAAAGGCTGCTGCTAGTTTAAATGACGAGACGGAGGCTTATCTTCAACTATGGACCTA G
- the LOC129874306 gene encoding heat stress transcription factor A-7a-like isoform X1 → MEINNQENGGKGGEGRRGGGAVGRGRPRLTGLRGNSPPPFLVKTYEMVDDPETDPLIHWTSSKTTFLITDPNKFCSEVLPKYFKHSNLSSFIYQLNNYRFRKVCSYKCEYGNPWFRAGKKHWLKNIKSRIQLSKENNPQQGSHSPHVDLVNDNLEEELEKLRNDHISLKVELQKLKDGQENMRSFFPNLLGCGKEKDMRNILKLLLEKSEVRGDSSSNDTRKRPRLVESPDRVSGSVQDGIVQTSNSAGGSVSSNEKQKEEATAQNAKNREFWEKLFEDGSESKNEGAEESGQELNRSRAMAEIEEMVESKIAMEGEALIAKAAASLNDETEAYLQLWT, encoded by the exons ATGGAGATCAACAATCAAGAAAATGGTGGAAAGGGAGGagaaggaagaagaggaggaggagctGTTGGTCGAGGTCGACCGAGGCTCACCGGATTACGGGGAAACTCTCCACCACCCTTTCTAGTGAAGACATATGAAATGGTGGATGATCCTGAAACTGATCCTTTGATACATTGGACTTCCAGCAAAACTACTTTTCTTATCACTGATCCTAACAAGTTTTGTTCAGAAGTTCTTCCAAAGTACTTCAAACATAGCAATTTATCTAGCTTTATTTACCAGCTCAACAACTAT CGTTTTAGGAAGGTCTGTTCTTACAAATGTGAGTATGGAAATCCATGGTTTCGGGCTGGGAAAAAGCACTGGCTGAAAAATATCAAAAGCAGGATTCAACTATCCAAGGAGAACAACCCACAACAAGGTTCACATAGTCCTCATGTTGATCTGGTGAACGATAATCTGGAAGAGGAGCTGGAGAAGTTGAGGAATGATCACATTAGTCTGAAGGTAGAGCTTCAGAAGTTGAAAGATGGACAAGAAAACATGAGATCTTTCTTTCCTAATTTGCTAGGATGCGGAAAGGAAAAAGATATgaggaatattttgaagttaCTTCTCGAGAAATCTGAAGTCAGAGGAGACTCCAGCAGCAATGACACCAGAAAGAGGCCACGATTGGTGGAGTCCCCAGATCGTGTGTCTGGATCCGTCCAGGACGGGATTGTACAGACATCAAACTCCGCTGGTGGCTCCGTGAGTTCCAATGAAAAACAGAAAGAAGAAGCAACTGCTCAAAATGCTAAGAATCGTGAGTTTTGGGAGAAACTCTTTGAAGATGGTTCAGAGTCGAAAAATGAAGGAGCAGAGGAGTCCGGGCAGGAACTGAATCGTTCGAGGGCTATGGCAGAGATCGAGGAGATGGTGGAAAGCAAGATTGCTATGGAAGGAGAGGCTTTGATTGCAAAGGCTGCTGCTAGTTTAAATGACGAGACGGAGGCTTATCTTCAACTATGGACCTAG